One part of the Alosa alosa isolate M-15738 ecotype Scorff River chromosome 4, AALO_Geno_1.1, whole genome shotgun sequence genome encodes these proteins:
- the si:ch73-181d5.4 gene encoding death-inducer obliterator 1 isoform X2, with protein sequence MEDGQDGPSTERTKTWGFRRTTIARREFLEEVGDLMEDSKPVPCRRGARQPRGRGRGRAKQATETTPTPTSKRGRGSRKSSPNAFLASVSAETTTEANSEVAGLHASEMCEAGAVKTVPTENHPLSEGTTDSEEISLHEYAERLKRRKLLEDKKTAAKAEAEAKSKANGAKMIEVIQIETSTEEEEVAIRQTGKPSARSLVSAGSLHPVCANNEDGMLVKRSQKPARGVHKSASKFPDTEDEEGERKENETEGQGSPEECESEDTDPDAVYCICRQKHNKRFMICCDRCEEWFHGDCVGISEKRGRLMEMNREDYICPNCSPCASPVPVQTVQTALSATGMSSSSESLMSSACEDRPSEDKGIKGKIRKASSEGTKKKIKLFHPGVTSAVVEEEQVLPKCIGPGCIKSALPDSVYCGHECILRHAAVTMKSLSEQKTPKLEPLPPQAHPTPKALSKPTILSALKAQMKPLLGKVARKRSSGGQQREVEDHGAVKEKEAAVLPSTQTEAVRAQQASTIDSSVFYKSNKKTAQNVDSKTERDDLGRSKSPSEVTVKPGHTASPPANRTIQADFNLLPLNSKPTVQLASDSDLTTSRQQPTAAHSISKSLLPKKSPEQSPPSTSSSPTSVPVTASGSQQGPQVPQMPSEQKLKPNIQIRLNIRRSLTEILWKRVNDSDDLALSESEVGNLAVNIEKAIYNMYLSTDGKYKNKYRLIMFNLKDPKNKVLFYQVIKGEISPSKLTRLSQDELQAREPSSPNVSVPPEAHQSSPEMRQIKQDVKEESPPSGVTEKTTQLSSVAACKSEDSPPPSTPSYHGIKLNQPTKMPSVPDFISSMLKDTTSEHKTHLFDLKCRICTGQISADDIDEPGAKRLKKSEPEEKQETSHKERPPKMSRGTERRTAPIVPRVKSPVMESPASPVPEDIPDAGEESSDFTPIVIPEVSIVSITRQDPRTAGFRPAVKPSVHQPPIAPSPPTTPVISAPKPVKPPLPPPPPVVPKSILMKPTGSSVRLYSTSRTPTSAVSSQPPPDKDTRHFLLKQETIWKGFLNMQTVAKFVTKGYLVSGSSKYLNEDIPDTIHIGGRILPQTVWEYVERVKASPSKDLCLIRFQPATDEEEVAYVSLFSYFNSRRRFGVVSNHCTYIKDFYLIPLGAHESVPSLLLPLEGPGFEQKRPNLLLGLAVCQKPKPPEALKEEANETRVKTLIASESSDGGFPTAKSAIPSAKPNDWQPYDPEIPISTTPPGSPDSSSSGSVSSPSDLAHTVLSIIKAPTAASSKPISNSDPSVSADKNPLQTILKTLFGRKEEPSANVMASPKQSSSVDIKSPAPNTAEVDLIVQKYGHISTDRPIENIEISKDDDRPYDPEEEYEPEVEYDPEVEYGMLNQTSTIPMMKKIDNDDDRPYDPEEYDPAMGYDNPISPVKTFENKTVAQQPTIEDDVAYDPEDSTFFEEMQADLAGNSVGASGTVVSEQQRMLLELNKQIEEQKRQLEEQEEELSRQRAAAGMSMAHFSVSDALLSPPRTSYLANCDLLQLAEKQTIDTVDRPVINQRRDPRQKRESRCVDNKPVESEHGSKNTPLGSSKSEAIQPEKHPLTTDIQTAKQGTPVSTENKTSTEKTKTKMSSTEKVDEIVGKRGKRGVKEFTKTDTHTKANSLKTETRAQSGDAPRHSHRSGCKSRRKSPRDSKDVSPRKRQRSSDSHEVKPSQPSPVSIKQSENDKHHDREQFEHRGSNISLSKQTSRGQPRWEGRREFGTISDVAQRGASFSAPEDKFKERGSGQNTRPRGPPSRQFSDPDCQSQHTFDRPFHSNQYDGPHPPMYHPGPRGPFGQPPQGLFENRGPRPPGSGPPGPPIRQFNVSHGPRMLNVDAPWRSNNNSDFNDCHSFHDDDKPAPPHMFRENHGDFSFGGAPTEQPEMHRGGDLEWDKQRTHFTPNRFDQQPRRNTPERVGPGFCGSGPSDNYRNREIIKNRSASFPGPPDMSLDPRAPLHRFPKSGSPQHEQTFEEQSPHHFDHHSPRDCPPFPRPRDPASGPFLGNKGQPSLCSDKPDHQSNALPRRHSGPLLPTPPGGPTGPFNPTMQHPPQSLENPWPPQNPPGRTGFDRETSGSDNAKNPRENKDPSPYHSHENARDRSEERRMSDGSLPRQRDRRLWPREQAWKRSLSRGRGVDKGKGGESGESDGETRRLKGGQDRDYAKRARIRNRHQDRERDSHSSSQEDRNQSCHERTGRRGQNDGGFKGFGRKGSRGRERNR encoded by the exons ATGGAGGACGGTCAGGACGGGCCGAGTACAGAACGCACTAAGACCTGGGGTTTTCGGCGCACCACTATCGCCCGTCGGGAGTTCCTGGAAGAGGTTGGAGACCTTATGGAAGACTCCAAACCAGTGCCCTGTCGCCGTGGTGCTCGCCAGCcaaggggcaggggcaggggccgGGCCAAGCAAGCCACTGAGACCACCCCAACACCGACGAGTAAGCGGGGCAGGGGGAGCAGGAAGAGTTCCCCTAATGCCTTTCTCGCGTCTGTCAGCGCTGAGACCACTACTGAGGCAAACAGTGAGGTTGCAGGCTTACATGCATCAGAAATGTGTGAAGCTGGGGCTGTAAAGACAGTGCCTACAGAGAACCACCCTTTGAGTGAGGGTACAACAGACAGTGAGGAGATAAGTCTGCATGAGTACGCAGAGAGGCTTAAAAGACGCAAGCTGCTGGAGGACAAAAAGACTGCTGCTAAGGCAGAAGCAGAAGCAAAATCCAAAGCAAATGGTGCAAAAATGATAGAGGTTATACAGATTGAGACGtcaacagaggaggaggaagtagcCATTAGACAAACAGGTAAGCCGTCAGCAAGGTCTTTGGTCAGTGCTGGATCGTTACACCCTGTCTGTGCAAACAACGAAGATGGTATGCTGGTCAAAAGGAGCCAGAAACCAGCCAGAGGTGTGCACAAATCTGCTTCCAAGTTTCCAGACactgaggatgaggagggagagaggaaggagaatgaAACGGAGGGACAAGGATCACCAGAAGAATGTGAGAGTGAGGACACTGACCCAGATGCTGTGTATTGCATCTGTCGACAGAAACATAACAAAAG GTTTATGATCTGCTGTGATCGCTGTGAAGAGTGGTTTCATGGTGACTGTGTCGGCATCTCGGAGAAGCGTGGGCGGCTCATGGAGATGAACAGGGAGGACTACATCTGCCCAAACTGTAGCCCCTGCGCAAGTCCTGTACCTGTCCAGACAGTGCAGACTGCCCTCTCTGCTACTGGGATGAGTTCTTCCTCTGAGAGTCTCATGTCATCTGCTTGTGAAGATAGACCCAGTGAAGATAAAGGCATCAAAGGAAAAATTAGAAAAGCTAGCAGCGAAGGAACAAAGAAGAAAATTAAATTATTCCATCCG GGAGTGACGAGTGCTGTTGTGGAGGAGGAACAGGTTCTCCCAAAATGCATTGGGCCAGGCTGTATTAAGAGTGCTCTACCTGACTCTGTGTACTGCGGCCATGAATGCATCCTCCGACATGCTGCGGTAACCATGAAGTCTCTTTCTGAGCAAAAAACACCCAAGCTGGAGCCTCTACCACCACAGGCTCACCCCACACCAAAAGCACTCAGTAAACCAACCATTCTCTCAGCACTGAAG GCGCAGATGAAGCCTCTTCTCGGGAAGGTGGCCAGGAAGAGGTCATCTGGAGGACAGcaaagagaggtggaggatCATGGTGCAGTTAAGGAGAAAGAGGCTGCTGTGCTGCCCAGCACCCAAACTGAGGCAGTGAGGGCACAGCAGGCTTCTACCATAGACTCGTCAGTTTTTTACAAGTCCA ATAAAAAAACAGCTCAGAATGTAGACAGTAAAACAGAAAGAGATGACCTTGGGAGATCCAAATCACCCTCAGAGGTGACGGTCAAACCAGGACACACCGCATCTCCACCTGCAAACCGGACCATACAGGCAGATTTCAATCTGCTGCCTCTGAATTCCAAACCAACAGTACAGTTGGCTTCAGACTCTGACTTGACCACGTCCAGACAACAACCTACGGCTGCACATAGCATCAGCAAGTCTCTACTGCCCAAAAAATCACCTGAACAGTCACCTCCCTCCACATCCTCCTCCCCTACATCTGTCCCAGTCACAGCCTCCGGGTCTCAGCAGGGACCTCAGGTCCCCCAAATGCCGTCAGAGCAAAAGTTGAAGCCTAACATCCAGATCAGGCTAAATATCCGCCGCTCCCTCACTGAGATTCTCTGGAAAAG GGTAAATGACAGTGATGATTTAGCATTGTCAGAAAGTGAAGTTGGGAATTTGGCCGTGAACATTGAGAAGGCGATATACAACATGTACCTTTCAACTGATGGTAAATACAAGAACAAGTACAGGTTGATCATGTTCAACCTGAAAGATCCCAAAAATAAG gTGCTGTTCTATCAGGTGATCAAAGGAGAAATCTCACCATCAAAGCTAACCAGACTAAGTCAAGATGAGTTACAGGCCAGGGAACCATCATCTCCAAACGTCAGTGTACCGCCTGAG GCTCACCAGAGCAGTCCTGAGATGAGGCAGATAAAGCAAGATGTGAAAGAGGAGTCGCCCCCTAGTGGTGTAACAGAGAAAACCACACAATTGTCTTCTGTAGCAGCATGCAAGTCAGAGGACTCACCACCGCCCTCCACACCCTCT TATCATGGAATCAAGCTAAATCAACCAACCAAAATGCCGTCAGTTCCAGACTTCATCAGCAGTATGCTGAAGGATACAACATCAGAGCACAAAACCCATCTCTTTGATCTGAAGTGCAGGATATGCACAG GTCAGATATCAgctgatgatattgatgagccTGGAGCTAAGAGGCTGAAGAAATCTGAACCAGAGGAGAAGCAGGAGACATCACACAAGGAGAGGCCTCCTAAGATGAGCCGTGGCACAGAGAGAAGGACAGCACCCATCGTGCCACGTGTCAAATCGCCAGTTATGGAATCTCCAGCGTCCCCTGTGCCAGAGGACATTCCAGACGCTGGGGAGGAGTCGTCAGACTTCACCCCCATTGTTATACCTGAGGTGTCCATTGTGTCCATCACCAGACAGGATCCGCGCACTGCTGGATTCCGTCCTGCTGTTAAACCCAGCGTACACCAACCACCAATCGCTCCATCCCCACCCACCACACCTGTAATCAGTGCGCCCAAACCAGTCAAACCACCACTTCCTCCACCGCCACCTGTTGTCCCGAAATCTATCCTGATGAAACCCACTGGATCATCTGTCAGATTGTACTCTACATCCCGGACACCCACAAG CGCGGTGTCTTCTCAACCTCCTCCGGACAAGGACACACGTCATTTTCTACTAAAGCAGGAGACTATATGGAAAGGATTTCTGAACATGCAAACAGTTGCTAAATTTGTCACAAAGGGTTACCTGGTTTCAGGATCCTCAAAATACCTGAATGAG GACATACCTGACACTATTCACATCGGGGGTCGGATATTGCCTCAAACAGTGTGGGAGTATGTGGAGAGAGTAAAGGCATCTCCCTCTAAA GATTTGTGTTTGATCCGTTTCCAACCAGCGACGGATGAGGAGGAAGTGGCATATGTGTCTCTTTTTTCGTATTTCAACAGTCGCAGGCGTTTTGGTGTGGTTTCCAACCACTGCACGTACATCAAGGACTTCTACCTCATTCCTCTTGGAGCTCATGAATCTGTCCCCTCACTACTTCTGCCACTTGAGGGACCAG GTTTTGAGCAGAAGCGTCCAAATCTGCTGCTTGGCCTGGCTGTATGTCAGAAACCAAAGCCACCTGAGGCTTTGAAAGAAGAGGCTAATGAAACGAGAGTTAAAACACTGATTGCTTCAGAATCGTCTGATGGTGGTTTTCCTACTGCAAAATCAGCCATCCCTAGTGCGAAACCGAATGACTGGCAACCCTATGATCCGGAGATCCCAATTAGCACAACGCCCCCTGGATCTCCAGACTCCTCCTCCTCAGGTTCTGTGTCATCTCCGTCTGATTTAGCCCATACTGTCCTGTCCATCATTAAAGCACCTACTGCTGCCAGCTCTAAACCAATAAGTAACTCAGATCCCTCTGTATCAGCTGACAAAAATCCCCTGCAAACCATTCTTAAAACTTTGTTTGGAAGGAAGGAGGAACCTTCTGCCAATGTAATGGCCTCACCTAAACAAAGCTCCTCAGTTGACATCAAATCCCCAGCCCCAAATACTGCAGAGGTTGATCTGATTGTTCAAAAGTATGGACATATTTCCACAGATAGACCAATAGAGAATATTGAGATAAGCAAAGATGATGATAGACCATATGATCCAGAAGAAGAGTATGAGCCAGAAGTTGAGTATGATCCAGAAGTTGAGTATGGGATGTTAAATCAGACCAGCACAATCCCAATGATGAAGAAGatagataatgatgatgatcgACCTTATGACCCAGAGGAGTATGATCCAGCAATGGGTTATGATAACCCCATAAGTCCAGtcaaaacatttgaaaataaaacTGTTGCACAGCAGCCCACAATCGAGGATGATGTTGCCTATGACCCAGAGGACAGCACTTTCTTTGAAGAGATGCAAGCTGACCTTGCTGGAAATTCAGTTGGAGCCAGTGGCACAGTAGTATCTGAACAGCAGAGAATGCTGCTGGAATTGAACAAGCAGATTGAGGAGCAAAAACGTCAGCTTGAGGAACAAGAAGAAGAATTGTCTCGGCAAAGAGCAGCAGCAGGGATGTCAATGGCTCACTTTTCTGTCTCAGATGCTTTACTTTCTCCTCCTAGAACTTCCTATCTGGCAAACTGTGATTTGTTACAACTTGCAGAAAAGCAGACCATAGATACTGTTGATAGGCCAGTTATTAATCAGAGGAGGGACCCACGGCAGAAAAGAGAATCTAGGTGTGTAGATAATAAGCCAGTGGAGAGTGAGCATGGTAGCAAAAATACCCCTTTAGGATCATCAAAGTCAGAAGCCATTCAACCAGAGAAGCACCCATTAACGACTGATATACAGACAGCTAAACAAGGGACTCCAGTATCTACTGAGAACAAAACAAgcacagagaaaacaaaaacaaaaatgtcatcTACTGAGAAAGTAGATGAAATAGTTGGCAAACGTGGCAAACGTGGTGTTAAAGAGTTTACAaagacagatacacatacaaaagCAAATAGTCTCAAAACAGAGACACGAGCGCAATCTGGTGATGCTCCTCGTCATTCACATAGGTCTGGCTGTAAATCACGCCGAAAATCCCCAAGAGATAGTAAAGATGTGTCACCAAGGAAAAGGCAACGTTCAAGTGATAGTCATGAAGTCAAGCCCTCCCAACCATCACCAGTCAGTATCAAACAAAGTGAAAATGACAAGCATCATGACCGAGAACAGTTTGAGCACAGAGGTTCGAACATTTCATTGAGTAAACAAACAAGTAGAGGGCAACCGAGATGGGAAGGACGAAGAGAATTTGGGACAATTTCAGACGTGGCACAAAGAGGTGCCAGCTTTTCTGCCCCAGAGGATAAGTTCAAGGAACGAGGTTCCGGTCAAAACACAAGACCAAGAGGACCCCCTTCAAGACAGTTCAGTGACCCCGATTGTCAATCACAGCACACTTTCGATAGACCATTTCACTCAAACCAGTATGATGGTCCTCATCCACCAATGTATCACCCAGGACCAAGAGGACCATTTGGACAACCCCCTCAAGGACTGTTTGAAAACAGAGGCCCCAGACCTCCAGGATCTGGACCACCAGGGCCTCCTATCAGGCAGTTTAATGTCAGCCATGGTCCCAGGATGCTGAATGTTGATGCTCCATGGAGATCAAACAATAACAGTGACTTTAATGATTGTCACTCTTTTCATGATGATGACAAACCTGCTCCCCCACACATGTTCAGAGAAAATCATGGAGACTTTTCTTTCGGTGGTGCCCCCACTGAGCAACCTGAAATGCATAGGGGCGGAGATTTAGAATGGGACAAGCAGAGAACACATTTTACTCCAAACAGATTTGACCAGCAGCCTCGACGTAATACTCCAGAAAGGGTTGGGCCAGGGTTTTGCGGATCAGGCCCTAGTGACAACTACAGAAACAGAGAAATTATCAAGAATAGGAGTGCTTCTTTCCCTGGTCCCCCAGATATGTCTTTAGATCCAAGAGCACCTTTGCATCGTTTTCCAAAATCAGGTTCACCTCAACACGAACAAACCTTCGAAGAGCAAAGTCCTCATCATTTTGATCACCACAGCCCAAGAGACTGCCCCCCGTTTCCCAGACCAAGAGATCCCGCTTCAGGGCCATTTTTAGGGAATAAAGGCCAACCAAGCTTGTGCTCGGACAAGCCAGATCATCAGTCTAATGCACTGCCTCGACGACACTCTGGCCCTTTGCTACCGACCCCTCCAGGGGGTCCCACCGGACCATTTAATCCCACAATGCAACATCCTCCTCAAAGCCTAGAAAACCCTTGGCCACCACAAAACCCACCTGGAAGAACAGGTTTTGACAGAGAGACTTCTGGATCAGATAATGCAAAAAATCCCAGAGAGAATAAGGACCCCTCACCCTACCACTCACATGAAAACGCCAGAGATCGGtcagaagagaggaggatgtcTGATGGCAGCTTGcctagacagagagacaggaggcTGTGGCCTAGGGAGCAAGCCTGGAAAAGGTCTCTCTCTAGAGGGAGAGGGGTTGATAAGGGTAAAGGAGGAGAGTCAGGAGAGAGTGATGGTGAAACAAGGAGGCTAAAGGGTGGACAAGATCGAGATTACGCCAAGAGAGCGAGAATAAGAAACAGGCACCAGGACCGCGAAAGAGATTCTCACAGTAGTAGTCAAGAGGACAGGAACCAATCTTGTCATGAGAGAACAGGAAGGAGAGGACAAAACGATGGGGGGTTTAAAGGCTTTGGTAGAAAAGGGagcagaggtagagaaagaaatagataa